One Watersipora subatra chromosome 4, tzWatSuba1.1, whole genome shotgun sequence genomic window carries:
- the LOC137394568 gene encoding proline-rich transmembrane protein 1-like, translated as MSKQEEAQQQDAPPGYGDATNPTGYAQPTGYAPPGAQPYPPQGQASYNQQPGYAPLPVGGYAPQQGYYGQPAVVVTNVNPALQGNVPEDHCTYSILVTIFCCFWIGIFAIIKSQAVRDAIARGDLAGARLSSSEASEALRLNKIGLGVGIAVNVIYIVLVVVYCVFVASTQSYNIYG; from the exons ATGTCTAAACAAGAAG AGGCTCAGCAGCAAGACGCTCCACCCGGCTATGGAGATGCCACTAACCCAACAGGGTATGCTCAGCCCACGGGATATGCACCTCCTGGTGCTCAGCCGTACCCACCGCAAGGTCAAGCAAGCTACAACCAGCAACCGGGATATGCTCCACTCCCAGTGGGTGGCTATGCGCCACAGCAGGGATACTACGGACAACCAG CCGTGGTTGTTACAAACGTGAACCCAGCGCTGCAGGGTAATGTGCCAGAGGACCACTGCACCTACTCCATACTTGTCACCATCTTCTGTTGCTTCTGGATTGGCATCTTCGCCATTATCAAGTCTCAGGCGGTCAGGGACGCCATAGCGAGAG GAGACCTGGCTGGAGCCCGCCTAAGTTCTTCAGAGGCTTCAGAGGCCCTAAGGCTGAATAAGATTGGACTCGGTGTTGGAATCGCAGTAAATGTCATCTATATTGTCTTAGTCGTTGTCTACTGCGTTTTCGTCGCCTCCACCCAATCCTATAATATATACGGCTAG